AATTTAAACAAAAAAGTGTTGTTTAAGCAAGTATTTTTTAATTTGATAATCAAAACAATAGCGGAGGTGCACGATGAAACGAGTTGTAATAACAGGAATGGGAGCGGTGACTCCTTTAGGAAATACGGTAAAAGAGTATTGGCAAAATCTAGTCAATGGAACATTAGGAATCGCTAAAATTACAAAATTTGATTCTGAAGATACTGGTGTTGCACTTGCAGGCGAAGTAAAAGATTTTGATCCAAGCGAAGTGCTAGAGCGTAAAGAGCAAAAACGGATGGATTTATTTTCTCAATATGGCGTTGTGGCTGCAATGGAAGCCTGGAAAATGAGCGGCTTAACATCAGAAACCATTGATCCTAAACGTTTTGGCGTGATCGTAGGTAGCGGCATTGGTGGAATGACCACGTTACAAGATCAAGTCAGAGTGATGGATAAAAAAGGCGCTAAACGAGTGACACCGTTTTTTGTTCCGATGGTGATCGCAAATATGGCTTCAGGAAATATTTCAATCAAACTAGGTGCAAAAGGACCTTCTCAAACAATCGTTACAGCCTGTGCATCAGCAACTAATGCCATCGGCGAAGCATTCCGTACCATCAAATACGGATTGGCTGATATGATGATCACTGGTGGAACGGAAGCGACGATTTGTGAAATCGGTATAGCTGGTTTTGCTGCCTTGAGTGCGTTGAATACGACAGAAGATCCAGCAAGAGCGTCGATTCCATTTGATAAGGAAAGACACGGTTTTGTGATGGGTGAAGGTGCTGGTATGTTAATGTTAGAAGAACTTGAGCATGCGCAAAAACGTGGTGCGACGATCTTAGGAGAAATCGTAGGTTACGGCAGTAATTGTGATGCTAGTCATATGACAGCACCGTTAAAAGACGGTAGTGGCGCAGCAGATGCTATTGAATTGGCTTTAGCAGAAGCGGCGATCGATGCGTCTGCTGTAGGATATGTCAATGCGCATGGGACATCAACGCCTGCCAATGATGCGGCTGAAACTGCTGCGTTAAAACGGGTGTTTGGAGAGCGTGCTTATGATATTCCAATCTCAAGCACGAAAAGCATGACAGGGCACCTTTTAGGAGCTGCTGGTGGTATTGAAGCGATTGCTTGTGTGAAAACATTACAAGAAGGTGTTGCCCATCCGACAGTCGGTTATCAAGTAGAGGATCCAGAGTGTGATTTAGATTATGTAACAGAAGGCTCACGCCCCGTACAAGCAGAATATGCAATCAGCAATTCATTTGGCTTTGGCGGACATAACGGCGTTATTTGTATGAAGAAATGGGAGGAAAACTAACAATGACAAGATTAATGAATGCAACAGAAATTATGGAAATGATTCCAAACCGTTACCCAATTTGTTTTATCGATTATGTGGATGAAATCATTCCAGAGAAAAAAATCATCGCTACAAAAAACGTAACGATCAATGAAGAATTTTTCCAAGGACACTTCCCTGGAAACCCAACAATGCCAGGTGTTTTGATTATTGAAGCATTAGCTCAAGTTGGTTCGATCTTGATTTTGAAAATGGAACAGTTTAACGGAGAAACAGCTTATATCGGTGGAATCAATAAAGCAAAATTCCGTCAAAAAGTCGTTCCAGGAGATGTGTTGAAACTACATTTTGAAATCGTGAAAATTAGAGACTACGTTGGAATTGGGAAAGCGACAGCTTTTGTCGAAGATAAAAAAGTTTGTGAATGTGAATTGACTTTTATTGTGGGTAGATAATTAAGTGAATAACGAAAAAGCCGAAAAGGATCTTATTCCTCTCGGCTTTTTTTACTTTAGTGGTGCAATTCATACAATTTTAACGCTAATTGCAATGCGAAGGTATTTTTCTCCTGCTCTAAATCTACTGGCAGCAGAGCTTTGATTTTTTCAATCCGGTAAAGCAGTGTATTTCGATGAATAAATAAGGCTCTAGAAGTCGTAGCGATATTTAGATGATGAGCCAGATATGTCTTTAAGGTTGGGGTAAAACTCGTTTTATTTTGCTTATCGTAAGTCAACAGCGTGTTTAAATAATGTGTATAGAATTTTTTTCCTTGTTCTTTTGAAATTGAATCTACTAAAAAAGAATCAAAGTAGAAATCATTGAAAAAATAAATTTTCTCTTCTTTAGAGTCATCCTCAAGTAATTGGATGACTTTTTTTGCTTCCTCAAAACTTTGTGATAACTCGAGAATCGGTAATGTTGAACCAATGGTGCAAAAGATTTCTCGTTCAGCTTGTCCTTGTTGTTCTAAATACATACGAATCCGCTCGGCAGTATCAGAAACTTCATTGTGTGTTTTCAAGATGCTTAATTTTGGATCGGTGCCAAGCAACATCACTAACTGGTTTTTTCTGCTAAACAAATGAAGTTGAGGAAAACGATTAGTTGTGTAAGTTGTCAGCGATGATAGTAAGCTTTTCATTAGCCGATCTTCAGATTGCTTCTTTTTCATCAAAGAATCGGATTCGTGACCGAATGTTTGAATTGATAAAATCAAAACTGTATAGTTCAAGCTTGGATCAATCGTTGTATCATAAGCAGCTAAAGCCTCTAAATCTTTGATTTGTCCTGATAATAATTGATCGAAGAAATCACGACGAATGCGATTTTCCGTTCGCTCAATCTCAAAAAGGCGCATTTGCTCTAGTGCAAATGCCATCGAACCATTTTCTAAAGCAACATAATCAAGGTCCGTCAAAGGGTGATCTATTTGGTAAACCAGAATGAAACCATAATGGATCGTATCAAAGTAAACAGGCATAATCACGCAAGGATATTCTTGCTTATCAAAAAAGATTCCTCGAGTGATTGGTTTTTGTATCCGCTCAAAATCCGTGGGTAAATCAGTAAAAATCTGAACTGGGAAGGTAAAAGTGTCGCCAGTCTTTTTGAGAGATTCTTGAATCAAAGGTTGTTCAGGGTCACTGACAGCTGCAACTGACCAGTCTGTATCAACCAACACAACAGGATTATCGACCATCTTTGCTAAACCTAAAGCAATTTTTTTCATACCGCCACCGTGTAGTGAGATTTCAAAAAATTGTGAATGGATATCTAAAGAAGCCTGATTCAATTCATTCATCCGACCAGAAATTTCTGCCATAACAATGTTCATGATTTTTGAAAATGCGATCCCATAAGGAATTTCAATGAGCGGTAAAGCAAGATCATCGGCTAATTTTCGCATAGATTCAGGAATTCCTTTTAAGTAGATATGTGGTTTGATACAAATTGCAGAACAATTGATTTCTTTAAATCGTTGAATAAATCGCCTTTGTATGTCTTCACTTTCACTAAAAAAATACCCAGAAGTAATCAGCAATTCACCAGTTGACAACCAGTCTGAAGCGTCTGGATTATCTAAAATATTGACGCCAGTGATTTTATTTTCAAGTCCCTTTGCACCAGCGACAAGTTGGAATGATTTGAACGGAGCAAGTTGCAGGAAGTTTTTGACCGTTAGCATGATACACCATCTTTCTAGCTCATAATCTTGTTTTATTAACTATACGACAATTGGTTAAAGTGTACAACTGGAAAAGAAAATATTCAGCTACTCTATCTGTATATGAAAAGGCTTTCTTGTTGTAAATTTAATAGTGTAAAGAAGACAAACGACTAAGGAAGTGAGTAAGATGCGAACGTACCAATCCTTGTCAGGGTCTCGAAATTTCTTGTATGAGATTCAAAATCAATCATGGAAAGGAGAAGTGCATAGTACTTTTAAGCAAACTATAAATATAAAGTGTGAGTCTGGAAAATTATACACGATAGCAACAGCTGAATTAGATAATGCGCCCAATACTTTGAGGGTAACAGATTTTTTTAACAATCGACCTCGGGTGAGTGAAAAGACACCTGTTTTTTCAAGAAATGGACAATTAGTGATTGGCAGTATTGCTACAATCGAAGCCCAAAGTGCTAGTGAATGGCAGTACCCAAAAGTTGAATTTCCAAGGAAACAAGAGTATTCAAGAATTACTGAACGTTTGAAACAGCTAGAACAGTGGTTAAACCATTTGGAAAGTAAAGGTGGCTACTTACTAAATCAAACACAGGCCACCGCATACGAGAAAATGATTCATAGGATGCTTCAGAAAGAATCAGCACAATTGTTGATTTACCTGAAGGAGAAACAATTATTTCAGGCGAGGCAACAGCTAAACCGAGTGATCGGTTTAGGCCCAGGTTTAACGCCATCTGGGGATGATTTTCTAGTCGGATTAGCTCTTATTTTTACAACAGTTAATTATCCGTATCATTCATTAAAACAGTGGTTGTACAATAGTCGAGATGAGTTAAAAAAAAGAACGAATATTATCAGCTTTTCGACCTTAGATTGGGCAATCAAAGGCGTGTCACGAGAACGAATCGGATCATTTTTAAACGAATTATTTTCTGGAGAAGATGAAGAGCTTTTAAAAGAAAAAATGCTAGCGGTTTTGGCAATCGGTTCAACATCTGGCGGAGATATGCTGACAGGAATGTTAGCTGGGATAAAATTGACGCTGGATTTGCTTTGAAACACAGAGAATAAAAAGAACTGATGTTGAAAAGTACAAGGTGGAGCAAAGCGGAACGTTGTTACCGTGTGTTATCTAGCTACATGCGCTAACTCCGACAGGAAACAGATAAAAATAGTTTGCGGTAAAAAGCACCACAATCGTTTTTTCCTATTTTTCAGTCGGAGTTAAACGAGCTCATTACGCTTTTGCTTTGAAACACAGAGAATAAAAAGAACTGATGTTGAAAAGTACAAGGTGTAGCAAAGCGGAACGTTGTTACCGTGTGTTATCTAGCTACATGGGCTAGCTCTTCGGAAAAAAGATAAAAATGGAGTGAGACAAAAAGCGTCTCAATCAATTTTTCCTATTTTTCAGTCAGAGCTGGACGAGCCCATTACGCTTTTATATTATCTAGCTACACAGGCTAGTCTCTCGGAAAAAAGATAAATAATAAATGAGGCAAGAAGCACCTCAGTTATTATTTCCTATTTTTCAGTCGAGACTAAGCGAGCATGTTACGCTTTTATATTAAGGAGGAACCCCCATGACAATCAGTATCAAAATTCAACCCAATACCTACATTGATTCGGTATCATTAATGGCTTTATCAACAAAAGCGAATCAGTTAGCAGGTGTTGATCAAGCAATTATTGCAATGGCAACAGAGATGAATAAAGAAGTGATGAAAAATGTTGGCTTATATACAGATGAAATTGCCCACGCTCAAACGAGCGATTTAATTATCGCTTTAGATGCTAAAGACGAACAGGATTCAGTCGAATTGATTCGAAAAATCGAAACGCTGATGACAGAGAAAAAAGAAAAGTCTTCTAATCAAACGACTGAAAGCTATACCACGATCGAAACAGCAAAAAAGGCTATTCCGGAAGCAAATTTGGCTGTCATTTCTGTCAATGGACAATATGCCGCTCGTGAAGCAAGAAAAGCATTGAATAATGACCTACATGTAATGATGTTTAGTGACAACGTGAGTGTAGAAGAAGAAATCGAGTTAAAAGATTTAGCCCATGAAAAAGGCTTACTAATGATGGGACCAGATTGTGGAACGGCAATCATCAATAATGTTGGCTTATGTTTTGCGAATAATGTTCGCAAAGGGAGCATAGGGATTATTGGCGCTTCTGGAAC
The Enterococcus silesiacus DNA segment above includes these coding regions:
- a CDS encoding beta-hydroxyacyl-ACP dehydratase, whose amino-acid sequence is MTRLMNATEIMEMIPNRYPICFIDYVDEIIPEKKIIATKNVTINEEFFQGHFPGNPTMPGVLIIEALAQVGSILILKMEQFNGETAYIGGINKAKFRQKVVPGDVLKLHFEIVKIRDYVGIGKATAFVEDKKVCECELTFIVGR
- a CDS encoding beta-ketoacyl-[acyl-carrier-protein] synthase II — its product is MKRVVITGMGAVTPLGNTVKEYWQNLVNGTLGIAKITKFDSEDTGVALAGEVKDFDPSEVLERKEQKRMDLFSQYGVVAAMEAWKMSGLTSETIDPKRFGVIVGSGIGGMTTLQDQVRVMDKKGAKRVTPFFVPMVIANMASGNISIKLGAKGPSQTIVTACASATNAIGEAFRTIKYGLADMMITGGTEATICEIGIAGFAALSALNTTEDPARASIPFDKERHGFVMGEGAGMLMLEELEHAQKRGATILGEIVGYGSNCDASHMTAPLKDGSGAADAIELALAEAAIDASAVGYVNAHGTSTPANDAAETAALKRVFGERAYDIPISSTKSMTGHLLGAAGGIEAIACVKTLQEGVAHPTVGYQVEDPECDLDYVTEGSRPVQAEYAISNSFGFGGHNGVICMKKWEEN